ATTTGTAGTCCCccaattattttgataaataacAATTCAAAATGTGATAATAATCAAGAAATATGTAAAGTGCAAAATTATAGTAATATTAGTAAAAAAGaacttataaaaaaaattaaaaaagctACAAGAGTATATCATAATGCATTTCTAAAACaatctattatttttcctcTGAATAAAGATATATCATTAGGAAGTGGAAAACTATTTGctttagaaaaattattgagTAAATGCAAAAAAGAAGGAAATAAATGTTTACTATTTAcacaatttattaaaatgttagatattttagaaatatttttaaatcatttaaattattcttttattCGACTTGATGGTTCAACTAAAGTAGAACAACGTCAAAAAATTGTAACAAAATTcaataatgataaatcttattttatatttatttcctcGACCCGTAGTGGAAGTATTGGTATTAATTTAACAGCAGCAAATGtcgttattttttatgatacAGATTGGAATCCATCAATTGATAAACAAGCAATGGATAGATGCCACAGAATAGGACAAACCAAAGACGTTCATGTTTTTCGATTTGTTTGTGAATATACTgtagaagaaaatatatggaaaaaacagttacaaaaaagaaagttagataatatttgtataaatatggGAAATTTTAATAGTCAAAATAAtcgaaataataatacaagcCTTCAGGATCATAATGAAATGAACAAAGACTGGTTCACAAATGTTGATAcaattaaagaaatatttattaacaaacaaaataatgatgatgatGATGATATTTACCAGGACAGATTATTGCATGAACATTTAGAGAATCcagaaaaaacaaatgttCGTTTTGAAAAAACATTGGAGCATATTGAAGACAAAGATGATATAAATGCTTTACACGTTACAAAAAGAGAAAGACAGCATGAATTATCCCAAGATATGCATGTATGTTTCTATTTATTCctaaacttttttttttgcttgCATGTACGTACAACATTTTATTGTAACCCCCATTTATTgcacacatttttttttacataaattttatttatactttCCTCATTTTTCAGGAATTTACAAACAAAAACGATTTTCAAGAAGCATATACTTTAACTTCCtattgttttaattttttaaatgataatttaaCAGATAGCTTGAAACAACAAATTGACGAAATGAAAATGAGAATTGAAATTGAAATGATGAATGCTAAGGAAGACGAGAACAATTCGTTTGATAGTCTGTCCAACCCAAGTGATGAGTTggaaaattatgaacaagTCAGAAACGAAGCATCATAGCTATAAAAACTAGCTATAAAAATCAGGTATTATCACaatatttgaaataattaaaaaggaaaaaaaaatatatattgctttgcaataaaaattaatatccaaagttttttaatattaccATAACGTTAATAGGCTAATCAAGTGAAATATACCTACAaacgtatatatatatttctttttttttcattttgcaTTTATAAGGCATTTTTAAACACCCTATGTGTAGTcatataatacattttttttcttttctgtttttccttttttttttcttttcgtTGCCTCTCAACACTTATGCACACATAACCTAAAAACATATGCCTTCTttcatatgcatatatgtatatttttgtgtGTGATGCAcaaacaattatttttaatttcaccATATTAGtgtttataattatcattttgtttatgatttatttttaatattaatccGATATAAACCAACATATATactttataaaaaaaatgacatATTCTccacaaaaaattataatataattttttttaatgaaaaaaataatatagtaTACTGGTAACCTTTTTTTGCGTATATCAAATTctgtattttaaaatattattatggaGAAGTAAATAGTTGTTGTATAATTAAGGGAtactaatttattttatttttaaattatcaaaatgttttaaaaaattatataataaccTTGGAAGTAGGTAATAATTAACTCCCCTTTTCAATAGTTTTTTTCGAATAATTTttgaacaaaaaatatgtgctctatatttttttttttttaaatatatgatcaatataaaataagtacaagtaattaaaaatatattaacaacaaaagttatttattttatttagtataatatatatacataaataaaaaaaaaggaccaacgtatttaaatatagataaattCTTAagatattaatataatttgtgtGTTATTCAATTAAATTTAccaaaaaagaaaaaatggaGAAAATAGCTTTAATACAAAGTAATCcataaaatacataaaaaaaaaaaaacttgaaaaaatgaatcatAAAAGAACTATaattacataaatatttatccaCGTTaagttttaatttatacattaaaatgtaattacccacatatgcatatatacatatttttaattatacactttttattttctaagGTCCCCTAGATTATATTCGATTAAATATGGAGGAAGaaatatttcttaaatGCAAAGGAGATAGAGAATTAACTGGAACTTTGGACGTAAGCAAATGGAGCTGCATTATTATTGCTATTATAAAAGACGAAGTAAAATGATATAGAATCTCCGTTTTGTTTGCATCTACTGATTATCTATTTATAAGCATTTTCCCATTTATAGGCTTATGATAACCACTTAAATATGATTTTATCAAATgctaaagaaaaatataaacaagttactattgaaaataatgaagaatGTATAAAGGtaagttattttttgatttctAGAAAAGcgaatattatatttctaagtaacttataaaaagtatattttatattttacatttcTATAATTGCatgtttgaaaaaaatattattaaaagtaTATCCCCTAGAATCACACCATTTTTTAGAGATTGAACTGTTAACACTATTTTactaatttttcattatcatttcttttttagCAAATTGAAAGAAATTTAGATATGGTTTTTGTTCGAGGGGATTCAATAATTTTAGTATCATCCGCTgcaaaatgataatttaaaatatccAAAATGACtttactaatatatatgtgtatatgtatgcatgtatatatattttttttttccactTATAATCTAAGGATATATTTAATCGTCA
The DNA window shown above is from Plasmodium berghei ANKA genome assembly, chromosome: 7 and carries:
- a CDS encoding U6 snRNA-associated Sm-like protein LSm3, putative, with amino-acid sequence MEKIALIQSPLDYIRLNMEEEIFLKCKGDRELTGTLDAYDNHLNMILSNAKEKYKQVTIENNEECIKQIERNLDMVFVRGDSIILVSSAAK